In a single window of the Microcoleus sp. FACHB-831 genome:
- a CDS encoding O-antigen ligase codes for MKELLVSSPLIILLILALGIIIFMLLFNFLGRSPKWAAISEKIYLGILMFPITGATGVTIMPFNKINPINLYNLDTTPPTIIGLLAFYIAGLILLSSRLRYTLKNFLNVIAVLITQDPFFCTFFLLMGLSGFWSQTPGYTFRTSIVVLIWSFYFIYIGKEFYWEQIYKILRWLTLFTVVLSIYYATFQPSIGVHPAGWMGILGHKNQFSFYMALSAVVWLLNAINNPKQRRWSIVVVILAFYALNKGGSGASKVLTVVLFSLWGYLGFVKKLKPQWAFVSVLLFIIVSVCLSILITDNLEFIVVDTLNKDMTITGRTDFWPLVIDKINSEPLLGFGMNGFWQPWRGKEFDPGGSIIVAKTQFVPPHAHNGFLDLALDLGWLGLALYLFSFFSSIAKGVLYLGRSQGTEAGLPLLLLTYIVMTNLTETGLHGMTGHWMWFVIITTRVNMDASVSSLSEHSRFQKPVYYEEGGVARAG; via the coding sequence ATGAAAGAATTACTTGTCAGCAGCCCTTTAATTATCCTCCTTATACTAGCTCTTGGGATAATTATTTTTATGTTGTTATTTAACTTCTTAGGTCGCAGCCCTAAATGGGCTGCGATTTCCGAGAAAATTTATCTGGGCATACTTATGTTCCCGATAACTGGTGCAACAGGAGTGACAATAATGCCTTTTAATAAGATAAATCCTATAAATTTATATAACCTTGATACCACTCCTCCAACTATTATTGGACTGCTAGCTTTTTATATTGCTGGACTGATTCTTTTATCTTCAAGACTTCGCTATACATTAAAAAACTTTTTAAATGTTATTGCAGTACTTATTACTCAAGATCCGTTTTTTTGTACTTTCTTTTTATTAATGGGTTTATCGGGTTTTTGGTCACAAACACCAGGGTACACTTTTAGAACAAGTATAGTTGTATTAATATGGAGCTTTTATTTTATTTATATTGGCAAAGAATTTTATTGGGAACAAATATATAAAATTTTGCGATGGCTAACGTTGTTTACAGTTGTATTAAGTATATATTACGCTACATTTCAACCCTCTATTGGAGTACACCCAGCAGGCTGGATGGGTATACTAGGCCATAAAAATCAGTTTTCATTTTATATGGCTCTAAGTGCAGTAGTTTGGTTATTGAATGCCATTAATAATCCTAAACAACGTCGTTGGTCTATAGTTGTAGTTATTTTGGCATTTTATGCACTAAATAAAGGTGGTAGTGGAGCAAGTAAAGTTTTAACGGTAGTATTGTTCAGCTTGTGGGGCTACCTAGGTTTTGTAAAAAAATTGAAACCACAGTGGGCTTTTGTTTCTGTACTGCTTTTCATAATAGTAAGCGTTTGCTTGAGTATTTTGATAACAGACAATTTGGAGTTTATTGTTGTAGATACTCTCAATAAGGATATGACGATTACCGGACGTACAGATTTTTGGCCACTGGTAATAGATAAGATTAACAGCGAACCGTTGCTGGGGTTTGGAATGAATGGCTTTTGGCAACCCTGGCGAGGAAAAGAATTTGATCCGGGTGGGTCGATCATAGTGGCAAAGACCCAGTTTGTGCCGCCCCATGCTCACAATGGCTTTTTAGATCTTGCTCTAGACTTAGGGTGGTTGGGGTTAGCATTATATCTCTTTTCCTTTTTTAGCAGCATTGCTAAGGGAGTTTTGTATTTGGGTCGTAGTCAAGGAACTGAAGCAGGACTGCCACTTTTGCTGTTGACGTATATCGTTATGACGAACCTTACGGAAACAGGGCTGCATGGTATGACTGGTCATTGGATGTGGTTTGTGATTATAACAACTCGAGTGAACATGGACGCTAGTGTGAGTAGCTTGAGCGAACATAGCAGATTCCAAAAACCTGTTTACTACGAGGAGGGAGGGGTCGCTAGAGCTGGGTAA
- a CDS encoding SLBB domain-containing protein has protein sequence MISVSFSKLITKPVAGVTALALIVASCPMPVMAQAPRGTRLSPSRTINSGPLRTAYTLGGGDIIRINIFDVPQYSGDSQIPADGVLNVPLVGSVPVQGLTLTQAADRLSSAYARFLKRPIVTVTLVAPRPLNVFIAGEVNRPGSYAIPLVPGAGNIPGVQYPTVTQAITLARGITLTADISRVELRRPQRGAPDQVIVLDFRELIQTGGRGDYLTLRDGDRIFVPTTTIVNLPQTREIASANFGTDPSRPVNVAVVGEVLRPGSYNLIQRGGPSDLNIRPPSLTIAIQQAGGLKPLADLRRVQIRRLTKAGPEQLISINLWQLLQAGDINQDAILQEGDTIIVPTATALNPAESNQLSMANLSPETIQISVVGEVETPGTLKLPTNTTLNQALLSAGGFRRSRAKRDAVGLIRLNPDGSVSKRSINIDLAQGMNEQTNPMLRNNDIVVISRSGIARAADTLTTVLEPAGAGLALLSIPDRIFGLLNNLGIIRLRNDNND, from the coding sequence ATGATATCTGTAAGTTTTTCTAAACTAATAACCAAGCCAGTTGCAGGTGTAACCGCCTTGGCTTTAATTGTTGCTTCTTGTCCAATGCCAGTAATGGCGCAGGCGCCTAGAGGCACTCGTCTTTCTCCTTCCCGCACCATCAACAGTGGGCCGCTAAGAACGGCTTACACATTAGGCGGAGGAGATATCATTCGCATCAATATTTTTGACGTACCCCAGTACAGCGGAGATTCTCAGATTCCAGCGGATGGGGTGCTAAACGTGCCTTTGGTGGGTAGCGTTCCCGTACAGGGGCTGACATTGACACAAGCGGCTGATAGGCTGTCGTCTGCATATGCTCGCTTCCTCAAGCGCCCCATTGTTACCGTAACTCTTGTAGCTCCTCGCCCTCTCAATGTTTTTATTGCAGGCGAGGTAAATCGTCCGGGTTCCTACGCAATACCTCTGGTACCAGGAGCAGGTAATATTCCTGGAGTTCAGTATCCCACCGTGACGCAGGCAATTACCTTAGCTAGGGGAATTACACTCACAGCTGATATTAGTCGAGTTGAGCTTCGGCGCCCCCAAAGAGGAGCGCCCGATCAAGTCATCGTTCTAGATTTCCGAGAACTAATACAAACTGGTGGCAGGGGTGATTATTTAACGTTGCGCGATGGAGACAGAATTTTTGTACCCACAACCACTATCGTAAACCTGCCCCAAACACGGGAAATAGCCAGTGCCAACTTTGGCACAGACCCATCTCGACCCGTCAATGTTGCAGTTGTAGGCGAAGTTCTCCGTCCTGGAAGCTACAATTTAATCCAAAGAGGAGGGCCGTCAGACCTTAATATTAGGCCACCAAGCTTGACCATAGCCATTCAACAGGCTGGAGGACTTAAGCCACTGGCAGATCTGCGGCGGGTTCAGATACGGCGTTTGACAAAAGCAGGGCCGGAACAACTTATTAGTATCAACCTTTGGCAATTATTGCAGGCAGGCGATATTAATCAAGATGCAATATTGCAAGAAGGAGATACGATTATCGTCCCCACTGCAACGGCACTAAATCCCGCAGAGTCCAATCAATTATCTATGGCAAATCTTTCTCCTGAAACAATTCAAATTAGTGTGGTAGGAGAAGTTGAAACCCCTGGGACGTTGAAGCTTCCAACCAATACTACTTTGAATCAAGCTCTGCTTTCAGCTGGGGGATTCAGACGTAGTAGGGCAAAAAGGGATGCTGTCGGGCTGATTCGCCTTAATCCAGACGGTAGCGTATCGAAACGCAGCATTAATATTGACTTAGCCCAAGGGATGAATGAGCAAACCAATCCGATGCTCCGCAATAATGACATTGTTGTAATAAGTCGTTCAGGAATTGCCCGTGCTGCTGATACCCTGACTACCGTGTTAGAACCGGCGGGTGCAGGTCTGGCACTCTTGAGCATCCCTGACAGGATTTTTGGTTTGCTTAACAACTTGGGAATTATCAGGTTGAGAAACGATAACAATGACTGA
- a CDS encoding glycosyltransferase family 2 protein: MADWQLRTPVALIIFNRPDTTEKVFEAIRRAKPPKLLVVADGPRADKPDDAAKCAATRAIIERVDWDCEVLKNYSDINIGCGRRPATGITWVFENVEEAIIFEDDCLPHPDFFRFCDEMLEKYRDDKRVMAVGGTNVLGEWKSNIQSYHFSYHGSVWGWASWRRAWQYFDYDIKMWENPEVRTRIRDVMADDEQYKKREEIFESVYQKQRPTVWDYQWYFARMSQSGLTVIPSVNLVVNKGFGHKDATHTKSNNLGFPDIDKSPFKFPIKFNEFTVVDRDFEKALFKKIMPSRNLIVRIKNKVARLTDQLTTVRD, encoded by the coding sequence ATGGCGGATTGGCAATTGAGAACCCCTGTAGCCTTAATCATTTTCAACAGACCCGATACTACTGAGAAGGTCTTTGAGGCAATACGTCGGGCAAAGCCCCCTAAGCTTTTAGTGGTTGCCGATGGCCCCCGTGCAGATAAACCAGATGATGCCGCAAAGTGCGCGGCGACGCGGGCAATTATTGAACGTGTTGATTGGGACTGCGAAGTTTTAAAGAACTATTCAGACATAAACATAGGCTGCGGGCGTCGTCCTGCTACAGGAATTACTTGGGTATTTGAGAATGTAGAAGAAGCTATTATTTTTGAGGATGACTGCTTGCCTCATCCAGATTTTTTTAGATTCTGCGATGAAATGCTAGAAAAATATCGAGATGATAAGCGTGTTATGGCAGTTGGTGGAACTAATGTGTTGGGGGAATGGAAATCAAATATTCAGAGTTATCACTTCTCTTATCACGGTAGCGTTTGGGGATGGGCTTCTTGGAGAAGGGCATGGCAGTACTTTGATTATGATATCAAAATGTGGGAAAACCCAGAGGTTAGAACTAGGATTAGAGATGTAATGGCTGATGATGAGCAATACAAAAAAAGAGAGGAAATATTTGAAAGTGTCTATCAGAAACAAAGACCTACAGTCTGGGATTATCAATGGTATTTTGCTAGAATGAGCCAGTCCGGGTTAACTGTTATTCCCTCGGTAAATTTAGTTGTAAATAAAGGCTTTGGGCATAAGGATGCAACACATACGAAATCAAATAATTTAGGCTTCCCAGATATTGATAAGTCCCCTTTTAAATTTCCTATCAAATTTAACGAGTTTACAGTCGTAGATCGAGATTTTGAAAAAGCGCTATTCAAAAAAATTATGCCCAGCCGCAACCTAATCGTTAGAATAAAGAACAAAGTGGCTAGGCTAACCGACCAACTTACGACCGTGAGAGATTAA
- a CDS encoding phytanoyl-CoA dioxygenase family protein: protein MNNSKQYYDENGYYIFRKLIPGYLIDKLLEEYKTNILPSKAPFFRQSSNKWESHKISNHGYAEESFLNVHDYPNYPAFCDAAKNIFCSPEVKKALAEITGYEEHNLVQSMLFDMNTATPAHQDWYYLDSMPPGHLLAGWFALEDIQEEAGRFYVLPKSNMLDMELTEDEKASNGPYLKKVKGYLDSHLSQISAPALQKGDVLFWNSRTIHGSLPTKNTQYSRKSLTAHYLPSNYQSGSRYATTPSAVDYATYNGMKYRLVPSAQKKYSLGAKLKTDLLQYLWYRPKLMRMAQAVKRIVKKS from the coding sequence GTGAACAATTCTAAGCAATACTATGACGAAAACGGATACTATATATTCCGCAAGCTCATACCCGGTTACTTGATTGACAAGCTATTAGAGGAATATAAAACTAATATATTACCTTCAAAAGCCCCTTTTTTTAGACAATCAAGCAATAAATGGGAAAGCCACAAAATTTCTAATCATGGCTATGCTGAAGAATCATTCCTAAACGTTCACGATTACCCCAATTATCCAGCCTTTTGCGATGCAGCGAAAAACATTTTTTGCAGCCCAGAAGTGAAGAAAGCACTGGCAGAAATTACAGGATATGAAGAACATAATCTTGTACAGTCGATGCTTTTCGATATGAATACGGCTACACCAGCTCATCAGGATTGGTACTACCTAGATTCAATGCCACCAGGCCATTTGTTGGCAGGATGGTTTGCACTAGAAGATATCCAAGAAGAAGCAGGACGGTTTTACGTTTTGCCCAAGTCTAATATGCTTGATATGGAATTGACGGAAGATGAAAAAGCTTCCAATGGCCCTTACCTAAAAAAGGTGAAGGGATATTTAGATTCTCATCTAAGCCAAATAAGTGCGCCTGCGCTGCAAAAAGGAGATGTGTTGTTCTGGAATTCGAGGACAATTCATGGTTCTTTGCCAACCAAAAATACTCAATATTCTAGAAAGTCTCTGACAGCGCATTATTTGCCTAGCAACTATCAAAGTGGTAGCCGATATGCAACAACTCCTAGCGCTGTAGATTATGCTACATATAATGGGATGAAGTATCGGTTGGTTCCTTCTGCACAAAAAAAATATTCGCTGGGTGCAAAGCTGAAGACTGATTTGTTGCAGT
- a CDS encoding MBOAT family protein, whose translation MLFNSSTFLVFVLLTFLIYYNPKLRTIQVPILVVASFIFYAWSSPALLILLVISILINAVVSFKVANASYREKLVWALGGVAVNLLILSLFKYGALLTNFFVDTFQASNKPEAGIVYLLLHLPLPVGISFYTFEGISLLVDVLRQPTKGAEDASSTQTSYVDGNLTNHIINTSFFVAFFPHLIAGPILKAKSFYPQIGIKYFRDIPWNFVFRTVVVGYFLKMVIADNLKDYTYWITYPYYQGLGTVTNLVLLFGYSMQIFADFAGYSLIAIGVAAAFGYQLPDNFNFPYISCSIAEFWRRWHISLSTWLRDYLYFPLGGNRKGKARTYINLMIVMTLGGLWHGAAWSYAVWGIFHGVGLAIERFLGLEKSNEQTSPSIPIWKQFFFDLIKVIFVFCFVSLGWLLFKLPNFGEAMDFLATLVRNVKVAPGLTYIVPVLIFSLPVVVYHIPHFPTFRNRQTEDLAKPKSLLWSVGKDIALGIMLVLLFLNSGSSQEFIYFQF comes from the coding sequence ATGTTATTCAATAGCTCAACTTTCTTAGTTTTCGTTTTGCTTACCTTCTTGATTTATTACAATCCCAAATTGCGGACAATACAAGTTCCCATTTTGGTTGTTGCTAGTTTTATATTTTATGCTTGGAGTTCACCAGCGCTGCTGATTCTCCTAGTAATATCAATTCTTATCAATGCAGTGGTTAGCTTCAAGGTTGCTAATGCCTCCTATCGTGAAAAATTAGTATGGGCTTTAGGGGGAGTAGCAGTAAACTTATTGATCCTCAGCCTGTTTAAATATGGAGCTTTATTAACGAATTTTTTCGTTGATACGTTCCAGGCTTCTAATAAACCTGAAGCAGGAATTGTATACTTACTTTTACATTTGCCTCTTCCAGTAGGTATCTCATTTTATACATTTGAGGGCATTAGCCTTTTAGTTGATGTTCTTCGTCAACCAACTAAAGGAGCGGAAGATGCTTCTAGCACTCAAACATCTTATGTTGATGGAAACCTGACTAACCACATAATAAATACTTCTTTTTTTGTTGCTTTCTTTCCTCATTTAATTGCAGGACCAATTTTAAAAGCTAAAAGCTTTTATCCCCAAATTGGGATCAAATACTTTAGGGATATTCCTTGGAATTTTGTTTTCCGAACTGTGGTAGTGGGATATTTTTTGAAAATGGTAATAGCCGATAATTTAAAAGATTACACCTACTGGATTACCTATCCGTACTACCAAGGGTTGGGAACCGTTACAAATTTAGTATTGCTTTTCGGCTACTCTATGCAGATATTTGCCGATTTTGCAGGATATTCTCTGATTGCTATAGGAGTTGCCGCTGCTTTTGGCTACCAACTACCAGACAACTTTAACTTTCCCTATATTTCTTGCTCTATTGCGGAATTTTGGAGACGCTGGCACATATCATTATCAACTTGGTTGAGAGATTATCTATATTTCCCTTTAGGGGGGAATAGAAAGGGGAAAGCTAGAACATATATAAACCTAATGATAGTTATGACCCTTGGCGGACTATGGCATGGAGCCGCTTGGAGCTATGCAGTATGGGGAATTTTTCATGGCGTTGGATTAGCAATAGAACGCTTTCTCGGCCTAGAAAAATCAAACGAGCAAACTTCTCCATCAATCCCTATCTGGAAGCAGTTCTTCTTTGATTTAATCAAGGTTATTTTTGTATTCTGCTTTGTCTCACTAGGATGGCTTTTGTTTAAACTACCTAATTTTGGCGAAGCTATGGATTTTTTAGCTACTCTAGTTAGAAACGTTAAAGTAGCACCAGGACTGACTTACATTGTTCCTGTATTGATTTTTTCTTTACCAGTAGTAGTTTATCACATACCTCATTTTCCAACGTTCCGGAACCGTCAAACAGAGGATTTGGCTAAACCAAAAAGTTTGCTATGGAGTGTTGGTAAAGATATAGCACTAGGTATCATGCTGGTACTCTTATTCCTGAATAGCGGTAGTTCTCAAGAATTTATTTACTTCCAATTCTAG
- a CDS encoding flippase → MLDKLAAVSQKITPGLRKVIGNTIWLSGDQILRLFIGLLVGRLVADYLAPYQFGLYNVSLAWAGLFGPIAKLGLDNIVVRDLTRSPSVKNEILGTAFVLKVIGAVLTLVLSIVAITLIKSPDSDITRWLVAIVAAATIFQSFETVDFWFQSQVQAKYTVWARTAAVLVISIVRIAFIQMRFPLVAFAWAMFAENVLIAIGLVLVYQKNGNSIKLWTGSVERGKALVKESWPLILSGMVIMIYMRIDQIMLQQMKNAEAVGLYAAAVKPSEMWYFVPTAIVNSVTPSIVKAKAAGEKIYYERIQTLFNLVVLLSYAVAIPITIFSSQIIMIVAGKKYIEAAPVLEVLVWAGLFVSLGLARVPWLITEGFMKFSAVTTAIGALINVVLNLLLIPSYGGLGAGIATVIAQFFAAYGAGAFYPKTRKIFIQQTKALFMIDVFKILIKKLKGL, encoded by the coding sequence ATGCTAGACAAGCTCGCGGCGGTCAGTCAAAAAATTACTCCTGGTCTGCGTAAGGTTATTGGTAACACAATCTGGCTGTCTGGCGATCAAATTCTACGCCTGTTTATAGGTCTGTTGGTAGGGCGTTTGGTTGCTGATTATCTAGCACCATATCAATTCGGACTTTACAACGTATCGCTGGCTTGGGCAGGACTATTTGGCCCAATTGCTAAATTGGGTTTGGATAACATTGTGGTGCGCGATCTCACTCGCTCACCCTCGGTCAAGAACGAAATACTGGGTACTGCCTTCGTCCTCAAGGTAATTGGTGCTGTACTAACCTTAGTGTTATCTATAGTAGCAATTACGTTAATAAAAAGCCCTGATAGCGACATTACACGTTGGTTGGTAGCAATTGTAGCAGCGGCAACTATATTTCAATCTTTTGAAACAGTTGATTTCTGGTTCCAATCCCAAGTACAAGCCAAATATACCGTTTGGGCTAGAACAGCAGCAGTTTTGGTAATCAGCATCGTCAGAATCGCCTTTATTCAAATGCGATTTCCCCTCGTTGCCTTTGCTTGGGCAATGTTTGCTGAAAATGTTTTGATTGCAATAGGGCTCGTCCTAGTCTATCAAAAGAACGGGAACTCTATAAAATTGTGGACGGGCAGCGTTGAACGTGGGAAAGCATTAGTCAAGGAAAGCTGGCCTCTTATCTTATCAGGCATGGTCATTATGATTTATATGCGTATAGATCAGATCATGTTGCAGCAGATGAAAAACGCTGAAGCTGTGGGACTTTATGCAGCAGCAGTTAAACCATCAGAGATGTGGTATTTTGTCCCAACAGCGATTGTTAATTCCGTTACGCCATCAATTGTGAAAGCTAAAGCAGCGGGAGAAAAAATATATTACGAAAGAATACAGACACTTTTTAATTTAGTGGTGTTGCTATCCTACGCCGTTGCCATACCTATAACTATTTTTTCCAGCCAAATAATTATGATAGTAGCTGGCAAAAAGTATATTGAAGCCGCACCAGTTTTAGAAGTTCTTGTTTGGGCGGGTTTGTTTGTATCTTTGGGTTTGGCAAGAGTTCCGTGGTTGATAACAGAAGGATTTATGAAGTTTTCGGCTGTAACTACAGCGATCGGCGCATTGATAAATGTAGTGTTAAATTTATTGCTAATACCTAGTTATGGCGGACTAGGGGCAGGCATTGCAACTGTTATTGCCCAATTCTTTGCTGCATATGGTGCTGGTGCATTTTATCCAAAAACTAGGAAAATATTTATTCAACAAACTAAAGCCCTATTTATGATTGATGTATTTAAAATTTTAATTAAAAAATTAAAGGGTTTATAA